The Zygotorulaspora mrakii chromosome 6, complete sequence genome includes the window TTCTCGTAATCTCTTATGGGAGTTAGAGAAGAAGTTCCTGGGCAATTTATTTGCTCAATAAAGCGAGACGTCTTGTACATCACAATTGATGTACATCAAATAATAGGGAGAGTGCACCAATACAAGGACATGACGGCGCTTACTCTTATATGCTGAATGTTAACATGAAGTTTTATGCGTCACacattttcaaaacataTCCCAGAGCTCGCGAGACATGCTCTGTCACAGTTTCGTTTCAACTGGCGgcgagaaaaaaaaaacgacCAATAAAAACTAAGGACAACCTACGGAAAAACTAAGGACAACCTACGGAAATACTAAGTctaattttatttttctagGGTTATATGCGAATATTCCAGTCCACCTCTTCCAATAAATTCTGTAACAACTTTAAATCTGTTGCTGCTATCGTCTTCGTCATTCAACGCCATTTGCAATAGATCTGCTTTCGATCCTACAGCTTTTTGGGCATGAAATAAGCGTTCGGACATTTCGACTTCAACAACACACTTAGGACACTTGAAAAGTCTTTCTCCATTTTCCAACTTGTCTTCCTCGTTGAGACATCTTACGTGATATATGTGCCCACATTTGAAGTAAATGAGTGGTAATTCAACCGAAGTGTTACACACAAGACATTTAGAGTTCTTGACTTTTATTTGCGTAGGTTCATCAAAGTTGAGAAGCTTCTTcagcttttctttttttgtttgtaGTTCTAATTCATAAGACttgatcaatttttcactctttGTTATctcctcctcttcttctttaacATGACTTATTAGCATGTCCTTGATTAATCCATACGTAACAACATTTGTCGAGCCAAGTACCTGAAGAATATCAAGTATTGGCATTAGgtttttctccaaaattttattcaaaattttttcctttagTACTTGTTCTCCCCCAATTGCTTTCAATAGACGACGGGAGGAAACGAAATACGTTAAAGCCACCCTGTACAATTGAGGCTCCTGCTCTTCGTACTTTTCGAGAAATTGTAAGCACTCAGCTGTTTGATCCGTGAAAGTCAATGAACGGAACGTATTGACAAGGTTTGCTCTATTACCACTGTCTAATGTGGAGcttgaattttcattttctgttGACGTTGCAACTGAGTAAATGCCCATTTCGTTCATGTGCGAGATTAACATCATTAAAGAATTATCTACAGGTTTCGAGGGCACACCGGATCGTGTTGTTGCCGCTTCATTAGTCATTACTAAAGAATTgctttctttcaaaacCTTTTTGGCTCTTGATTTCCAGTCTTTTTGACGTTCCTGAACGTCATCATTAGCCAAAGATAAATAGAGATCGTAAAGCGTAGTCAAGATCTCTTGCTTGTCTTCTTTGGAACCTTCATACTGCTGATAACTCTCAAGGCATGCTTCCAAAAAGACGACAAACTCAAATGGTTTCGATAGAAAAGAGGTAAATATGAGAGATGGTTTAGGAGGATGGTATGTTGGTGAGGCATTATCGGTCAAGCTGTCCTGCTCAAAAGCTGTGTTTATCATTGTATCATTAATATAGTTTAAAAATGTTTTATAACTGTAAAACACCTTTTTTGCATCGTCTAAAAATTCGTGAGAATGAGATTGTGTTTCTGATTGTTTTGGTTTTAAATTATAGCTTTTCTGTTTGTATTTTCCTGTGAAAACTTCGATCAGCAATAAATTGGTATCATTAGGTAGTGCTTCAAgtagtttttttgaaaatgctaCTAAAACTCTTaaagtttcatcaatgGATAGACTTTTGATGTATTTCAGTGCAGAATGTGGATCGTTCAAGGATTGTAGCAGAATTTCAACTATAATTGTTGCATCTTTAGCATATTTCGATGCTATATTAGAGGccaacttttcaaaattgcttTCTTGAAGTAATCTAACTACCAGTTCTAGATCAAACAGAGAACCGTCAGAATAAAAATAGGACTCATCATCTACATCCTTGGTAATTGGTTCTTTTGAGTAATGACCTGATCTACTATAATGATTCATGAAATAAattatttcatcttctgcTCGTAGCTTGATTAATGCAATGAGTAGTAAGGTTATGTGGTCTGAATTAGAGATACCACTCTTTACGAGCGACCACAAATAATctgacaaatttttcagtcCATCGGGGTCAGGAGTTTCATTTactccaaattttgaaattatttcaCTTGTTTCAACGACATCTAAACACTGAATATATTCATTCACTGCTTCACTCTTCTGGCCCTTTTTATAAAACCAATCACCATACTGCTTATGGATCTCCTGTACTTTGAATGCACTTAGCGAAGTTTGAGCTGCCAGGTCTAGGGCGAAAGGGAacatttccttttgaagaacGATATCCAACTGTTCTTGAGGGGGTTTCTCCGTAATCTTACAGATAAGAACTTCAGATGTGAGTAAATATGTTGCCCTTGTATTATTCGTTTCAACAACcgaaaaaatatcaataatgGCGTGTGATATCAGTATGTTTAGAGATatgattttatttttcgTATCGATAATTATTACTCGATTTGCTTTTGAATGGGTAAATTCTTCGACTGCAAGTACTGATGATTGCGCCTGCTCTGCTTCAACTACCAGGAGAATGTGATCCGGATCAACAGAATATAGTTTCTTCACATTTGAGAGATCAAACAGTAATGAATGACTCTCTCCCATTTCATTATAGAAATGCATGCAATCTTTCAAACTGCATATGTACTCTCCAGTGAAATCACTATAGCAGCTACAATTCAGATCGATTCCCTGTTGGGAGTTCAAAATTATATCTGGCTGTCCGCTATTACGCCCTGTTGTATTgaataaaagaattgagCTTGTGGTGGCGGCAAAACAATTTGTTGCCTCTTTGTTCAAGAACAGTGCAGTAATAGGCTCTCTTCCTGAATCCTCGTAAATCAACCTCTGCCGCGAGCCTCGATCTCTGGAAAGGTCGCCTCTAATGAGTAGTATTCTACCATTCACAAAACCAATTGCGATGCATGATAAATCTTTATTGACGCTCATTACAGATATAGGGTAGGTATTATTgccatttttcacttcaactTGAGCATGGTAGGAAGATTCGTTATTCGGAAGTTTCtccaatttgaaaattctaaTCAATGCTGGTTTACCAATTTGTTCGCCAACGGCTACCAAGAAATTATTCCCTATCACCTTTAAATATGTAATTTGAAAACCTTGCTCGAATGCAACAAACTCATGTTCTATTTCGGTTTTGCTTAAGTTAACCACTCTTAAAACATTTGAACGTATTGCAAGTGCCAATCTTGATGATGCTATGGGTGCAGCCGCTGAGAGTGTTGGGTCAGCATATAGCGGCGTATCAGAGCCTAATAGTGGGTCTCTTATGGGTGTGCTTTCATAAAACTGAAATTGCTTCCACGACGAGACAGACATGTCTATAGTTAAAAGATTGACAGGCAAGCGCAATGCACTTCTTTTATTTCTGTTCCAATGATATTATCCTTTGTTGCTTTAGTTTCGTAAAGCATCTTATATTATTGTTAAGAATAATATTCGTGCTTAGTTACTAATCTTACGCATCTCAGATATTTATCTAGTCTGAAATGTATCTTGGTTCAGAACTCTAAGAAATTAACAAACAGCATGTTCAGCTTCAGCAACCGTTGAATTCGTCCCAGGAATAGCTTGATACTGGTGTTTTTTATCCACTTGAGACTTGCTACAGACGCCGCTTGCGTCGTGGattatcttcatcaggAGAATAAATTGCGAGGCATGGCTAGGATTGAGCAGATAtatctcattttctttctcttgaGTATAGTACACAACCAATGGATTGAAcacagtttttttttagaaCATGGTGATAAGAGCAGAACTTGTGCTCCATTTGCCAATATTATTTACGATCTCCAGCTTTTCGATGCATGTAATTGACACTGCTTCTAGTGCTCATATTGATAGGAGTCCATTTCATTTTAGTCACCCAGTAAATTAGTTGCACTGCGACATATATGGCTTGCAGTGTTATGAAACAGAGACGTCGTGTCCTACACTGCACCTGAATAGTATTGCATGCTTTAATATGTCCTTCTAAGCGTTGCTTGTATTACTTAAAAACAATATACATAACAAAGACTCGATTAAATTATATATTGCTAACCGATCTGAAGTTAGAACCAAAGAGATACAGGggttaaaaaaagaaagtgCTTTTCTAGAAATCCCTGTTTAATATCTTCTTTGTGGTCTTTGAGCTTGATTTTGAGACCTGTCTTGCATGTAAGTACCTGGAACGATGTGTTCTGGCAAATGCAAGTATTCTCTCAAGTATTCTACACCTTGCTCGGTCAAGGTGTAGTAATAGTATTGCCATGAGAATTGAGTCTTGACGTAACCCTTGGAAGTCAAAGATTGCAAGGCCTTGATAACGTACAAGTTTTTGGTGTCAATTTCATCGTGCTTTGGTTGGTTGAAATCCTTCTTGGCGACAACAACACCTTCTGTATAAATAAAAATCGAGATAAATCGTTAGTAATTTGACCTTTAACTTTAGGCACGCAGGAGGCTTCGCATATAATTCACTAATTTCCAATTATGAACATGGCTTTCTTCCACTTCCCCATCTAATCGTCTCTGTCGTCTGACTCTCCCGACTTCACGTCTTCCATATAATTGCTGGATTAGCAACTTACGTTCAGTGTCTATATTTCCATCTGTCTCCATCGCTCCTAATACTCCTCAATGGTCCCACTATAATGCCCGCTTCTGCTTTCCCGTTCTTCCAAATTATCATTCTTTCACATACCTTGAAACAAGTATCTGTGGATCTTAGTTCTGTCTTCCTTTGGCATCAACATGTTGGGCTACACTTGCTTTTTACTTTACTTGGTCCAGTTAACTCAGTATTCGTACTTGATCAATctatatcttttgaagtaCTATTTCAACACTAGTCTAAACTTGCACAATCGATCTTTCCACCAGCTCCAGGTGCTACGCTCATCCATCCTGCCACCGAAACCAGGGCACCCCCAGCTAGCCTGCTTCCAGCTATGCTCTCGTCAGCGTAGAAACTATGAGGGAATGGTCTGCTGGCTTGCTTGTCCAGCTAGTGTGCGTCGTCGCTTCAAACGAGCTAAATTTCATGCTTCTTTCGTACAACTCAAACGGAATTCTATTTGAGAAATTGTTGAACGtgaaaaactgaaattaTAAAAGCAGTACATCTTGAGTAATGTAAGACTTTTATGGGTGTACGGATGCAACACAGTCACAAAATATTCCGAAGCCCTAACTATTTCATTCAGGGCTAAATAGTGTTTGGAAGTAGGTCTTCTGATATCTGTTAAGGGATCATCATATAACTCTGACTATGGAAATGGAATCATACCGTCTTTTCTAGAAATAGCGAGGTCACAGCTTTCGAGAGTGTTTATATTTGGCACTGAGACTGTGTGCTGTTCCCGATTGGCTCTATGTCGCTTCGATTGTTTGATAGAGACCAGATAGATGTGACATTTGAAGAGACTACAGCTAGTTCGACAAGATTACGAAAGTGGCTCGATGGCGTTCTAGATGATGTGACACACATGAGGATCTACAACGTGTCTGTCATACATTGGGCATTGCTTGTTGTGTGgctttctcttttgttGAGCTTTGCTACAGTATACGGGAGGTTATACAGTGCTAGTGCGTTGGTTGCTACCCTTTGCGCCAACGTGTTACTCTTCGGAGTGTCTGATATCATGGCGCAAACCATTCAAAGCTTTCTTTCACACCGAATAGATCCACTGAGTCGGGCGTTTGACACtccttttttcatttcagGGTTGGGCGATGAGCTGGGCTTCACTAGAAGTGGcgatgaagacgaagaagTACAATCTGATCATGACTATACTGATGGGGATGAGGATGACAATCTTTcagttttcaatgattaCGGTTCACCGATGTCGAATAGAGCAATTGCAAACATAAACTCGAGTGCTGACCTGTATGATGCACCGGACGCACCAGAATCGCATATTTTTGCGTTTTATCGATGGATTTGTTTTATGTTCTGGGGGTTCATTATTTCCTTCTTTCAAGTCCCATGGtacaaatttttaaacTTTTTCTACACAGAAGACCCTAGCATAATTCAGGTACTTGAAAGGGTGCTCTCGGATCAATTACTTTATTCTCCCATCTCACTTTACTGTTTCTTCATGTATTCAAATTATGTCACAGAATCTGGTGACGCTGCGAcctttgataaaaaaattcaaagactGTTCATCTCCACCTTGGGTTGCAATTACTTGGTGTGGCCCATGGTTCAAATGatcaacttttcaattgttcctAAACATCTTCAAGTGCCATTTAGTTCCTCAGTGGGGATACTTTGGAACTGTTTCTTGTCAATGAGAAATGCATCCGAGCCATCTTAGCAATTCAAGGAGAAATGTAAATACGGAGTGTTTATAACACTATAAATTACACAGTCGATAAATCCTGCTgtctcaaaatatttttgtattttttactACTAttccttttcttgaagTACTGCTTCATATAGTTTGGTATGTACAACTGACAATAATAGTTGATACAAGCCCAacaaataatgaagattttgaaggcCTTCGATGTTTTAGTAAGCTGCAACAATTTCCCGCAAAATGATCTTGGATTGATAAACATCAATAATGAGCTCAgtaatattgaaaatataataTCAATGAcaaattctttatttttatgCATAGGTTGTCTGTAAGGAGGTCCGATCGATAAAACAACGGCGGTTAAAATATATTGGAAGTTGGAAACGAAGAATAATACTGTGTTTTCAGATGATTGAACTACATCATCGCCACCAATGACAGGTTTGATGTACCAAGGTTTTCCCTGCACAAGTAACCAGGGTACTAGTTGAAACACGAGACAAACCAGAATACTAACAACCAACGGTACTAAAATCTTGGGAGAGACTAAATTAGCAGAAGGTCTCTTTTTAGAGAGCTTATAATATGGTTTACTCCAGGACATGCATATTGCAATAGGAACGATTAGCAAAAGATCAATGtacaaaaattggaaatctCCTAAATTAGAGCCGCGACAGTAAAGTATTGTAACGGTTATAAATTGAATTGCGGAATAAAGACTCATATACTGGAAGCATGCGAAGGAAGTCACCAGGGAGGCACGACCTTCTTTTATAATATCCAATACGCAACTGATATCAAACACCTGTGACGTGAATGGGGCCGCAACAGAAGCTTCTGCCTCAGATAATGATATTCCAACATTTGCAGCTTTCAAAGCACCACAATCGTTTGCACCGTCCCCACAAAAACCAACGACGTAATCTAACTTTTGTAATTGTTCCATTAGTTCATGCTTTTCGTCGGGTGACATTCTAGCATATATCGAAGCTTTAAGTAGGACTTCATCCTTATAAGTATCTGGTATGGCACTTTCTTCCCTGAATAGTAATCTAAATACATCTCCTGTTACCGCTAATGTGTAGTCTTCAATTGAATCAGATGGTTTTAAAGTTCGGCAATCTAATATATTTTCGCAGTTGTCAACATCTCGCCAAAATATCACAGACTCGTGCAGACGTGGACCATCGTCAATATATGGTACATAAACCCTATCGAACTGAATTAGCTTTGATTCTCTACCCACAGATATAGCAGTCAGAACATTATCACCAGTGCACATGATAGTTCTTATATTTGCTTCCCTTAAGGTCGCTAAAGTGGATTTAGAGGCTTCCTTCAATTTGTTCTCGAAAATGATGAACCCTAAAAATTCCATGTTcgattcaatttcttctctaCTCACTTTCTGAGAATAAAGCCATGTTCGTTTTGGAAGTGTTTTTCCAGCACAAGCAATTACTCTGTAGCCAGTATGCGTATAGTGGCGCAGTATTTCATCATAATCCTGGGGTAGTGTTGCTTGAGCACAAATGCTTGCAATTACTTCGGGGGCACCTTTGCTAAATGCCCAATATACATCATTGCTACTTGGCTTCACAATAACACTCATACGCCTCAGTTCAGATAAAAACTCAAAGCTCCGCACAATTCCAAGTAAGTTATGTGGATCGTTGTCGGTAAAGCGATTGTTAGAATCATTTCCATTGGGGTGTACTACAGCAGGCATTAtaccaaaattttcggGAAAGATGTCACCTTCATGTCTTTGATCATACATTGAATGGAAGGCATGTCTCTGAAAGTCCTCATCATATGACCAACCAGTAAATTGAAACATCTTAAAGTCCAACGGATCACCCAATAACTCATCGTCCACTAATCTAAGGGAGTGGCAAGTTAACATTGAGATAAGAAAGTTTTTGGACCTGAAATCTAAGGGAGAATTACAgtcattcaaagaaaacttCGGAAATACACTTTTTATGTCAGAATGAAGTTTGCTGAACTTAAATTTATTGTATGAGACAGGTTCAGATAAGTGTACACCATAAATGTCCAAATCGTCTTCCGTTAAAGTTCCTGTCTTATCAAAGCACATAACGTCAATTTTACCACATACATTCACTCTGGTTGGGGATATGCAGAAAATgccttttttcttcaggCGTGCTAGAGCAAAACTTGTGCCAATAGTAAGGGTAGCTGGTAAAGCTGGTGGGACCACGATTGTGATAATATCTAACGCTCTCAAAatcattgtttttttatccAATCCAAGTTGAATAAATCTAAAGCAACTTACAGAAAACCCTAACAAAGCAATAAGTCCCATAAAGCCAATATATCTAAACGAGTCCtcataaaatttgaaactgGCGGGCTTAGGGAAAGCCATAGACCGCACCAATGAACCCTTTGTTGTTGAAAATCCTGTGCGAACGGCCATTGCCAGTGCCGCTGTTTGACCATGTGGTATACGAGTTCTTATCATTTTGGTACCACTGAATAGAAAAGATTTCGAAACATAGCTTGAAATTTGGGtattttgaaagtcttCAATTAATTGATGCATACTCCTCTGGTTTGCTGGAACTTTGGACACAGGGACAGATTCTCCCGTCAGCATTGACTCATTAACGATGCAATCCCCTGAAAGTAAAATTGAATCGCATGGAAATATGGTTAATGCTGGATCGGAAACTTCATAAATATCACCAGGAACTAGTTCGGTGGAACTAACGTGAGTCCAGAATTCTTTTCTGAAAACACGGACCTCgcaattgaaatatgaaattgcTGCCAAGCGCCTTGATGTCTTCTTAGTTTCTAATAGTGAATCAATAACTGATAACAGCGAAATCAGGAAGATGCATGCTGCATAATAGTAGTATTCATCCAGGGACCACAGGATAAtagaaaaaatttgaaaaacataGAATGGATGTAgaacttcatcaaataagaTTTGAGATACAGTTTTAACATTCAAGTTTATATGGTTTTTCCCAAATGCTATAACTCTGTCTTCCCAGACATTTCTGCTCAACCCACGAGTCACCGAACCGAGGTGTACCCAATCAGGATCCACCCAGTTATTGTttgtcttgaaaatatcCTCCACGGGAGAATAAATGAAGGTAATATAGCgatattcaaatgaaattaaaATTGGAATACTTGGATTCTCATCATCTGTCCTGTGCAGATTATTCGGCATGTCTCTGTTGCATCTCTCTGCCATCCGACTTGGGGTTATTGGTAGCAGGGTACTCATGGGTCTGTTGTACCAGCACCTCTTTACATCAATACAACAATATTCCCCAAATTCGCTCTCAATAACGACTTTTTCGGCTTTTGCTAAAGGAACTCT containing:
- the PEP5 gene encoding tethering complex subunit PEP5 (similar to Saccharomyces cerevisiae PEP5 (YMR231W); ancestral locus Anc_8.761), giving the protein MSVSSWKQFQFYESTPIRDPLLGSDTPLYADPTLSAAAPIASSRLALAIRSNVLRVVNLSKTEIEHEFVAFEQGFQITYLKVIGNNFLVAVGEQIGKPALIRIFKLEKLPNNESSYHAQVEVKNGNNTYPISVMSVNKDLSCIAIGFVNGRILLIRGDLSRDRGSRQRLIYEDSGREPITALFLNKEATNCFAATTSSILLFNTTGRNSGQPDIILNSQQGIDLNCSCYSDFTGEYICSLKDCMHFYNEMGESHSLLFDLSNVKKLYSVDPDHILLVVEAEQAQSSVLAVEEFTHSKANRVIIIDTKNKIISLNILISHAIIDIFSVVETNNTRATYLLTSEVLICKITEKPPQEQLDIVLQKEMFPFALDLAAQTSLSAFKVQEIHKQYGDWFYKKGQKSEAVNEYIQCLDVVETSEIISKFGVNETPDPDGLKNLSDYLWSLVKSGISNSDHITLLLIALIKLRAEDEIIYFMNHYSRSGHYSKEPITKDVDDESYFYSDGSLFDLELVVRLLQESNFEKLASNIASKYAKDATIIVEILLQSLNDPHSALKYIKSLSIDETLRVLVAFSKKLLEALPNDTNLLLIEVFTGKYKQKSYNLKPKQSETQSHSHEFLDDAKKVFYSYKTFLNYINDTMINTAFEQDSLTDNASPTYHPPKPSLIFTSFLSKPFEFVVFLEACLESYQQYEGSKEDKQEILTTLYDLYLSLANDDVQERQKDWKSRAKKVLKESNSLVMTNEAATTRSGVPSKPVDNSLMMLISHMNEMGIYSVATSTENENSSSTLDSGNRANLVNTFRSLTFTDQTAECLQFLEKYEEQEPQLYRVALTYFVSSRRLLKAIGGEQVLKEKILNKILEKNLMPILDILQVLGSTNVVTYGLIKDMLISHVKEEEEEITKSEKLIKSYELELQTKKEKLKKLLNFDEPTQIKVKNSKCLVCNTSVELPLIYFKCGHIYHVRCLNEEDKLENGERLFKCPKCVVEVEMSERLFHAQKAVGSKADLLQMALNDEDDSSNRFKVVTEFIGRGGLEYSHITLEK
- the YPK9 gene encoding putative acid anhydride hydrolase (similar to Saccharomyces cerevisiae YOR291W; ancestral locus Anc_8.758) — encoded protein: MNGRQHSNGEERRGTHSQQRPSFSSVRTGSTSTTLTSDLIVEQNNTEPYAGATFETVPSSIVSFHHPHSFQSSSIARGSVASNSGADERGRRLTEEDSLIYSPSQRSRSSSHNPHFRFFTEEQISSAEGASTLERADYDTIWDSVPVYEQQAHHDSRLGSQRSSIHSRSSRSSNLNGNLYGSASQERGRSLSRGSRNGSDHEVEEYSSSLHSSSSLQYSIRDRIPAELEENGTESLDDRSSVNSGESSRSIGDTSDHLDNGQGQEDSHTNHKNSSTHAEYLKSSYHEKFYSDYIPHQYYQRFYIAEEDLVIGIGGYRTSRIRAFLYNTLCITTLGLFYLLMRWMPYYKMKLCGIRVPLAKAEKVVIESEFGEYCCIDVKRCWYNRPMSTLLPITPSRMAERCNRDMPNNLHRTDDENPSIPILISFEYRYITFIYSPVEDIFKTNNNWVDPDWVHLGSVTRGLSRNVWEDRVIAFGKNHINLNVKTVSQILFDEVLHPFYVFQIFSIILWSLDEYYYYAACIFLISLLSVIDSLLETKKTSRRLAAISYFNCEVRVFRKEFWTHVSSTELVPGDIYEVSDPALTIFPCDSILLSGDCIVNESMLTGESVPVSKVPANQRSMHQLIEDFQNTQISSYVSKSFLFSGTKMIRTRIPHGQTAALAMAVRTGFSTTKGSLVRSMAFPKPASFKFYEDSFRYIGFMGLIALLGFSVSCFRFIQLGLDKKTMILRALDIITIVVPPALPATLTIGTSFALARLKKKGIFCISPTRVNVCGKIDVMCFDKTGTLTEDDLDIYGVHLSEPVSYNKFKFSKLHSDIKSVFPKFSLNDCNSPLDFRSKNFLISMLTCHSLRLVDDELLGDPLDFKMFQFTGWSYDEDFQRHAFHSMYDQRHEGDIFPENFGIMPAVVHPNGNDSNNRFTDNDPHNLLGIVRSFEFLSELRRMSVIVKPSSNDVYWAFSKGAPEVIASICAQATLPQDYDEILRHYTHTGYRVIACAGKTLPKRTWLYSQKVSREEIESNMEFLGFIIFENKLKEASKSTLATLREANIRTIMCTGDNVLTAISVGRESKLIQFDRVYVPYIDDGPRLHESVIFWRDVDNCENILDCRTLKPSDSIEDYTLAVTGDVFRLLFREESAIPDTYKDEVLLKASIYARMSPDEKHELMEQLQKLDYVVGFCGDGANDCGALKAANVGISLSEAEASVAAPFTSQVFDISCVLDIIKEGRASLVTSFACFQYMSLYSAIQFITVTILYCRGSNLGDFQFLYIDLLLIVPIAICMSWSKPYYKLSKKRPSANLVSPKILVPLVVSILVCLVFQLVPWLLVQGKPWYIKPVIGGDDVVQSSENTVLFFVSNFQYILTAVVLSIGPPYRQPMHKNKEFVIDIIFSILLSSLLMFINPRSFCGKLLQLTKTSKAFKIFIICWACINYYCQLYIPNYMKQYFKKRNSSKKYKNILRQQDLSTV
- the RPS10A gene encoding 40S ribosomal protein eS10 (similar to Saccharomyces cerevisiae RPS10B (YMR230W) and RPS10A (YOR293W); ancestral locus Anc_8.760) — encoded protein: MPKEDRTKIHRYLFQEGVVVAKKDFNQPKHDEIDTKNLYVIKALQSLTSKGYVKTQFSWQYYYYTLTEQGVEYLREYLHLPEHIVPGTYMQDRSQNQAQRPQRRY
- a CDS encoding uncharacterized protein (similar to Saccharomyces cerevisiae YOR292C; ancestral locus Anc_8.759), whose product is MSLRLFDRDQIDVTFEETTASSTRLRKWLDGVLDDVTHMRIYNVSVIHWALLVVWLSLLLSFATVYGRLYSASALVATLCANVLLFGVSDIMAQTIQSFLSHRIDPLSRAFDTPFFISGLGDELGFTRSGDEDEEVQSDHDYTDGDEDDNLSVFNDYGSPMSNRAIANINSSADLYDAPDAPESHIFAFYRWICFMFWGFIISFFQVPWYKFLNFFYTEDPSIIQVLERVLSDQLLYSPISLYCFFMYSNYVTESGDAATFDKKIQRLFISTLGCNYLVWPMVQMINFSIVPKHLQVPFSSSVGILWNCFLSMRNASEPS